The DNA segment CCCAGAGCATGCCGAAAACCCCGCCCCCACCCTGGGGAAGGGCGGCGGCGGGGTTCTCGGTTCACGATGCTGAAGCCTCACCCGCGTGGCGAACGCAGGCCGCGTGAGGCTTCGGGGCTGCCGGTCGGGAGCGGATGAGAGAGGGCCCGCTCTTGGTCTTTCCGGCGGTCAGATCAAAGGGAAGTTCAGCCCTTGACGGACGCGACCTTGGAAGCAAGCGCCGACTTCTTGTTGGCGGCCTGGTTCTTGTGGATGACGCCCTTGGAGACGGCCTTGTCGAGCGCACGCGCGGCGGCGCGCTGCAGCTCGGTCGCCTTGGCGGTGTCACCCGCGGCAGCGGCCTCGCGGGCCTTGCGGATCGCGGTCTTCAGGGAGGACTTGACGGCCTTGTTGCGCAGCCGAGCCTTCTCGTTGGTCTTGATCCGCTTGATCTGGGACTTGATGTTCGCCACGAAGGAGCCTTTTCAGGTTCAGGCACGGGGCCGTACAGGTCCCGAGCCGGTGATCCAAAATTTCTCTGATCGTGCCTCGGGCCGAGAGGGCATGAGGCACAGCCATCTACAGTACCAGTGGCCCTGCGAGCGGCCCAAAACGCCCTTCGGTCCCTCCGCGTGGGACCATGGAGACTACGTATCGATCCGACCCGAGGCATAAGGCGCCTCAAGAGACAGGACCCTGCGTGCCCGCGACCCCTAACCACGTGCCCGAGCCGAGCCGTACCGCCCCGGCGCTGATCCGCAATTTCTGCATCATCGCGCACATCGACCACGGCAAGTCCACGCTCGCCGACCGGATGCTCCAGCTGACCGGCGTGGTCGAGCAGCGGCAGATGCGTGCTCAGTATCTCGACCGGATGGACATCGAGCGCGAGCGCGGCATCACGATCAAGTCCCAGGCGGTGCGTCTGCCCTGGGCCCCGACCGAGGGCCCCGACCAGGGCACGACGCACATCCTCAACATGATCGACACCCCGGGGCACGTCGACTTCACCTATGAGGTCTCGCGGTCGCTGGCCGCCTGCGAGGGGACCGTCCTCCTCGTCGACGCCGCCCAGGGCATCGAGGCGCAGACCCTCGCCAACCTCTACCTGGCGATGGAGAACGACCTCAAGATCATCCCCGTGCTCAACAAGATCGACCTGCCGGCCGCCCAGCCGGAGAAGTTCGCCGAGGAGCTGGCGAACCTGATCGGCTGCGAGCCGGACGACGTGCTCAAGGTGTCCGCCAAGACGGGTCTCGGCGTCGAGGCGCTGCTGGACAAGGTCGTCGCGGAGATCCCGGCCCCGGTCGGTGTCGCCGACGCCCCCGCCCGCGCGATGATCTTCGACTCGGTCTACGACTCCTACCGCGGTGTCGTGACGTACGTCCGTGTCATCGACGGCCAGCTCAACAAGCGCGAGCGCATCAGGATGATGTCGACCGGCGCGACCCACGAGCTGCTGGAGATCGGTGTCAGCTCGCCCGAGATGCTCCCGGCCGACGGCCTGGGCGTCGGCGAGGTGGGCTATCTGATCACCGGTGTGAAGGACGTCCGCCAGTCCAAGGTCGGTGACACCGTCACCAGCCAGAGCAAGGGCGCCACCGAGGCCCTCGGCGGCTACAAGGACCCGAAGCCGATGGTGTTCTCGGGCCTGTATCCGCTGGACGGCTCCGACTACCCCGAGCTGCGCGAGGCCCTGGACAAGCTCCAGCTCAACGACGCCGCCCTCGTCTACGAGCCGGAGACCTCCGCCGCTCTCGGCTTCGGCTTCCGCGTCGGCTTCCTCGGCCTGCTGCACCTGGACGTGATCCGCGAGCGCCTGGAGCGCGAGTTCGGCCTCGACCTGATCGCCACCGCCCCCAACGTGGTCTACCGCGTGCTGATGGAGGACGGCGTCGAGTACACGGTCACCAACCCGAGCGAGTTCCCCGAGGGGAAGATCGACGAGGTCTACGAGCCGGTCGTACGGGCCACCATCCTCGCGCCCACCGAGTTCATCGGCGCGATCATGGAGCTGTGCCAGACCCGGCGCGGCACCCTGCTCGGCATGGACTACCTCTCCGAGGACCGCGTCGAGATCCGCTACACGCTGCCGCTCGCGGAGATCGTCTTCGACTTCTTCGACCAGCTGAAGTCCAAGACCCGCGGCTACGCCTCGCTCGACTACGAGCCCACCGGCGAGCAGTCCAGCAGCCTGGTCAAGGTCGACATCCTGCTGCACGGCGACAAGGTGGACGCCTTCTCCGCGATCACCCACAAGGACCAGGCGTACGCGTACGGCGTGCGGCTCGTCGCCAAGCTCCGGGAGCTGATCCCGCGGCAGAGCTTCGAGGTGCCGGTCCAGGCCGCCATCGGCTCCCGGGTGATCGCCCGCGAGACCATCCGCGCCATCCGCAAGGACGTCCTCGCCAAGTGCTACGGCGGCGACATCTCCCGTAAGCGCAAGCTGCT comes from the Streptomyces sp. SUK 48 genome and includes:
- the rpsT gene encoding 30S ribosomal protein S20, producing the protein MANIKSQIKRIKTNEKARLRNKAVKSSLKTAIRKAREAAAAGDTAKATELQRAAARALDKAVSKGVIHKNQAANKKSALASKVASVKG
- the lepA gene encoding translation elongation factor 4: MPATPNHVPEPSRTAPALIRNFCIIAHIDHGKSTLADRMLQLTGVVEQRQMRAQYLDRMDIERERGITIKSQAVRLPWAPTEGPDQGTTHILNMIDTPGHVDFTYEVSRSLAACEGTVLLVDAAQGIEAQTLANLYLAMENDLKIIPVLNKIDLPAAQPEKFAEELANLIGCEPDDVLKVSAKTGLGVEALLDKVVAEIPAPVGVADAPARAMIFDSVYDSYRGVVTYVRVIDGQLNKRERIRMMSTGATHELLEIGVSSPEMLPADGLGVGEVGYLITGVKDVRQSKVGDTVTSQSKGATEALGGYKDPKPMVFSGLYPLDGSDYPELREALDKLQLNDAALVYEPETSAALGFGFRVGFLGLLHLDVIRERLEREFGLDLIATAPNVVYRVLMEDGVEYTVTNPSEFPEGKIDEVYEPVVRATILAPTEFIGAIMELCQTRRGTLLGMDYLSEDRVEIRYTLPLAEIVFDFFDQLKSKTRGYASLDYEPTGEQSSSLVKVDILLHGDKVDAFSAITHKDQAYAYGVRLVAKLRELIPRQSFEVPVQAAIGSRVIARETIRAIRKDVLAKCYGGDISRKRKLLEKQKEGKKRMKMVGSVEVPQEAFIAVLSSDDSAGSGKAKK